Below is a window of Bremerella alba DNA.
CCCAACCCCGAGACCGACCCTGTGTGGGCGATCGGTTGGGATCACCGTTCATTGCTACTTATGCTGTTAGATCAAGGACATTGGCATACCTATCGACTTCCCAAGGCCTCGCACAGTTACGATGGAGCGCACGGCTGGAATACCGAATGGCCCCGCATTCATGACATCGGCGAAGTGGATTTCGTCATGAACATGCATGGTATGTTCTGGCATTTTCCCAAAACCTTCACGCATGCCAATTCCGCAGGCATCGCTCCCCGTTCCACCTACTTGAAGGTGATAGGCGACTATTGCCGTTGGAACGATCAGCTTGTGTTCGGCTGCGATGACGCCGCCGCGAGCGAGTTCCTGAACACTCGTCGAGCCAAGGGGAAAGTCGCCGGACCCGGCCAATCGCATTCCAATTTGTGGTTCACATCGACCGATATTCTCGACAAGCTCGGGGCCCCGATTGGACGCGGAAGTGTTTGGCTAAACGACCCAGTGCAAGCTAATGTACCGTCCGATCCTTTCCTCTTTTCTGGTTTCGAGCGTCGTTCACTTTGCCTCTTCCACGATGCCAAGACACCAGTAACCTTCACCGTTGAAGTCGACCAGGAAGGCAACAACCAATGGAACGAACTGACGACCATCACCGTACCCGTCGGCGAAAACACTTGGCACGCATTCCCTCAAAATGAAACAGGCGTCTGGGTGCGTATCACAACAGATCAGGATTGCTCGCAAGCGACCGCTCAGTTCCAATATGCCAATCAGGACGTTCGCGACTCGGCAGCCGCCACAATCTTTCAAGGCCTTCGCCAGCCTGGTTCGAGTGATTACTCCGAAGGTATCGTTCGCGTTCGTGGCAATCGCCTGCAAACGATGGCCTTCGCGGCCACCCAGGTCGTCGACGGTCAGCCTGTCCACCACGGCTTCTACGAATTAGGTGCCGATCTGAAGCTGACAAATAGCCAAGATCAGACCGCATTTGAGTGGACGCATAATAACGCTCCCATTCCCCAAGGCGTTCTCACGTTCGACGAAGCCTCGATCCTTTATGTGGACGATGAAGGAAAACGCTGGCGTTTGCCCAGAAGCACGAAGGACGACACGGAAGATTTCGGCCCGCTACGAATCTCGCGAGAAGTAGCCACCGAGCGTGACCTCTTCAACTGCGGCGGCACGTTTTATGAACTACCTGCACGCAATGCAGATGGCATCGCCAAAATTCGTCCCGTTTGTAGTCACCCGTTCGCGATTCACGACTACTGCAGCTACCGCGGAATGATGATCTTAAGCGGCGTTGATGCGGACGCTTCCGGCGAGCACATCATTCGTTCTGAAGATGGTCGAGTCGCCGTCTGGGCTGGCGTGATCGACGATCTGTGGAAGCTCGGTAAGCCGGTGGGCGTCGGAGGTCCATGGCATAACAGCCAAGTCGAAGCCGGCTCGCCTTCGGATGCTTATTTGATGACAGGGTACGACCAAAAGTCGCTTACCGTTTCTACTGATGAGCCGACTGATATCCGCATCGAAGTCGATATCGATGGCACCGGCACCTGGCGAACCTACAAAACGCTAAGTCTCGCAGAGGGAGAAAGCAAGTCGCTATCGTTCCCCAAAGACTTTCAGGCATACTGGGTCCGCCTGGTATCTTCCCACGACGCGACTGTCACCGGCCAGCTGACCTACAAGTAGTCGCTAACGCTTGTGCTCAGCATAACAGTGCACCAGCGGCAAATGCCTTACGCCGCTGGCGCTGGAATAAGGATTCAGGAATTTTCTGTAATTCGTCGCCCCCTAACTTGAATGTGACGCACCACCCGGCCAAAATGCGGACGTCTTGGATAGACGATCTCTTCTGCAAGATGGCGTGGGATGGATGTCATGATATCGATTGATGAAGATTTCATTGCGGCAGCAGCTCCAAATGCAGCGGCAGCCAAGAATGGACGCGGGCTCGTATTAAAAAACAAGTTCATCGCCCTACACCACTCCGGCGACAACACGCTACTGTTCGGCGAGTGTCAGGGAAGTGGAAAGACGCCGTACCTTTGTTCGGCAGACTTTACCAATCCCCAGTCGGTCACGTATCGCTGTAGCTGCCCAAGCCGGCAGTTTCCTTGCAAGCATTCGCTGGGACTTCTATACGCTTACGTCGAAGGCAAGTCATTTACACCGAGCGAAGTTCCAGAGTCTCTACAAGAGAAGCGAGAAAAGGCCGCCGTCCGAGCCGACAAGAAAAAAGAAGACGCCAACAAACCTCGCAAAGTGAACAAGTCGGCACTGGCCAAAAAGATCAAAGCCCAACTCGACGGACTCGATCTTCTCGAGAAGCTGACCTTAGACCTTGTGCGTCTCGGCATCGGCAATATGAATGCCAAATCGGCCGGCGAGATCGAGAAGCAAGCCAAGCAGTTGGGTAACGCTTACCTGCCCGGTGCCCAGTCGGCGCTGCACGATTACACGAAGCTCTTTTTCGACGCAGACGAAGTCAAAACAACCGCATCTCAAGAGACCATCTACAGCGAGGCTCTTGATCAATTGGGCCGACTGCATTCACTGGTCAAACAGGGGCGATCATATCTTCAAAACCGCTCGGAAGACCCCGAACTGGCACCAGAAACAGAAACCTCCATCGCCGCCTGGCTGGGACACGCATGGCAACTTCGCGAACTGAAGGATGCTGGACTTGCACAGA
It encodes the following:
- a CDS encoding SWIM zinc finger family protein — its product is MISIDEDFIAAAAPNAAAAKNGRGLVLKNKFIALHHSGDNTLLFGECQGSGKTPYLCSADFTNPQSVTYRCSCPSRQFPCKHSLGLLYAYVEGKSFTPSEVPESLQEKREKAAVRADKKKEDANKPRKVNKSALAKKIKAQLDGLDLLEKLTLDLVRLGIGNMNAKSAGEIEKQAKQLGNAYLPGAQSALHDYTKLFFDADEVKTTASQETIYSEALDQLGRLHSLVKQGRSYLQNRSEDPELAPETETSIAAWLGHAWQLRELKDAGLAQTDVELVQLAFNSYDNVARREWVDTGTWMNLGNGEIQLTQNFRPYSAVKHIKAEDSFFQVAQVSELCVYPGDANPRIRWDGMTMRPLEENDFKAIRSYAHNSFAEVIKQVKNQLKGPLADKLPVYALNFDCIGHVNDQLVVQDAKGQRLVLTEHGLAEEPCTCNLLPLLPSSLLSGKTLIARFRHDLDTRKLQVKPLSIVTSHSIDRLTY